The Desulfonatronum lacustre DSM 10312 region CCAGCTCCGCGGCCTCGTCGTAGGCCAGCTCCGGGATCAACCTGGCCTGGGGCACGAATTTCGGGTCCGCGCTGAGGAACCCGTCCACATCCTTCCAGATTTCCAGCACCTCGGCCCCGGAAATGGCCGCGAACACGGCCGCTGAATAGTCGCTGCCCCCGCGTCCGAAGGTCGTGGTTTCCCCGTCCGCGTTGACGCCGTAAAATCCGGGAATGATGGTGATCTGCCCGCCGTTGAGGTGGCATGCGAGCCGCTCCTGGAAATTGTTTTCCGACGGAGCCAGAAGGGCCGTGGCGTCTCCGAACTTGCCATCCGTGATCACGCCGATCTCCTCCGGCAGTCGACAGGACGCCTTGCTGCCCCGGGCGTTGAGAATCGCGGCCAGGAGTTGGGCGCAGATCTTTTCGCCGAACCCGCTGATGGCGTCGACCATCCGCGGGGTGACGTCCTTGGTGTAGTGCAGGCCGTAGAACAGCCGTTCCAGGCGGGCCAGGGTTTTGCCCAGCTCGCGGGAATAGACGCGGACGTCCTTGTCGTCGCGGATCAGATGCCGGGCCACCAGCATGTGCTTGTGCTTCAGGCGGTCCATGACCCGGCCCACCGCTTCCTCCTCGGCCACGGCCTGGGGCATGGCCTCCAGGAGCAGGTCCGTCACGCCGCCCAGAGCCGAAACCACGATGAGGTTGCCCCGGCCGCGGGTGACCAGCAGGTCCAGGATGGCGGCGATGGTTTCCTTGCCGTTCAGGCATCCGCCGCCGATTTTGATGACTTTCATGCGGACGGGTCCGGAGGCGTCGGCTCGAAGCGACTGGTGCGCTCCACCGGGGTGAAGCCGGCCTGGGTGATGATTTCCATGATCTGGTCCCGGGTCATGCCCTTGGGGGTCTGGGCTCCGGCGGCGTGACCGATGCGTTCTTCGACGATGGTTCCGTCCAGGTCGTCCGCGCCGTACCACAGGCCCATCTGAGCCGTCTTGATCCCGGTCATCACCCAGTAGGCCTTCAGATGCCGGACATTGTCCAGGACGATGCGGGACACGGCCAGCATCCGCAGGATGTCCAGGCCGTCCGGACCTTTGGCCTGGAGGTCGTTATGCCCGGGCTGGTAGGGCAGGGGGATGAAGCACATGAAGCCGCCGGTGCGGTCCTGCAGGTCGCGCAGGGCAATGAGGTGGTCCAGACGGTCGGCCCAGGTCTCAATGTGGCCGAAAAGCATGGTGGCGTTGGAGCGGATGCCCAGTTCGTGGGCCAGTTGGTGGATTTCCAGCCACTGTTCGCCGGAGACTTTTTCCGGACAGAGCTTGGCGCGCAAAGCCGGGGAAAAGACCTCCGCGCCGCCGCCGGGCAACGCGTCCAGGCCCGCGACCTGGAGGCCTTCCAGGACCTGACGCGGGGAAATGCCGCCGCGCTGAGCCAGAAAGGCCACCTCCACCGCGGTGAAGGCCTTGACCGAGGCCGTGGGGCGGGCCTGTTTCACCGCGCTGACCAAATCCAGGTAATACTGGTAGGGCAGCTCCGGGTTCAGGCCGCCGACAATGTGGATTTCCCGAACCGGCTCGTCGCCTCGGGAGCGGACCCGCTCCGCGGCTTCGTCCACGGTCAGGGTGTAGGCGTCTTCGTCCCCGACCCGGCGGCTGAAGGCGCAGAACCGGCAGGCGTTCTGGCAAATGTTCGTATAGTTGAGGTGTTGGTTGTAGACGAAATAGGCGTTTTGGCCGTGCAGCCCGGAGCGTCGGGCCAAGGCCAGCCGTCCCAGGACATGGATGTCGGCCTCCCGGACCAGGGTCAGGGCCTCGTCCCGGCTGAGCCGGACATTGTCGGCGGCCTTTTCAACGATGTGATCAAGCACGTGGGATTCTCCTTGCTTCGGCGTTTTCCCGGGCCGTTCAACGGAAGACCCACAAAGGACCTTGAACGCGCAGCTCTTCTTCCACCGAGCCGAGAATTTTTTTCCAGAGCGACTGGTCTCGCTTCGGGTCTTCGATGAGGTCGACATACTCGTCGATCTCGGCAATGGACCGCAACAGGTCCAAGGCTTCCTCCTGCCCGCCGAGGGCGTCGATCAGCCCGAGTTCCAGGGCCTGTAAACCGGTCATGATCCGGCCGTCGGCGAGTTTCTCCACTTCCTCCAGAGGCATGTCCCGGCCCTGGGCAATATCCCGGGTGAACTGGCCGTGCATGTCCATGACCACGGCCTGGAGATAGGCCCGTTCCTCGAGAGTCAGTTCCTCAAAAGGCGTTCCGGTGGTTTTGAACACGCCGCTGGACACGGACTCCCGGCGGATGCCCAACTTTTCCATCAGCCCCTGGAGGTTGGTCAGCTCCATTTTCACGCCGATGCTTCCGGTGAGGGTCCCCGGGTTGGCCACGATCTTGTCTGCGGCCACGGCCACGTAATAGCCGCCGGAAGCGGCCACGGCCCCCATGGAGACGACCACCGGTTTGTGCTCTGCCAAACGTTGCAGGCCGCGGTGCAGTTCTTGGGACGGCCCGACCACCCCGCCGGGCGAGTTGACCCGGACCAGGACCCCCAGGACCGTGGGATCCTCGCGCAGTCGGCGAATCCAGTTCAGGGTATCCGTGGGATCCAGAATCATTCCCTCAACGTGAACCACGCCGACCTTGGGGCTGGAAAAGGCCAGGAACGCGCCGGGGTGTTTGTCGGCGTAAGAACGCCAAACGGCCATGGCCCCGGAAACCAGGGCCACGGCCGTGAACATCAACAGTAATCCAAAGAGGAATGGATGACGCTGACTGAAGCTGGGATTAGTCTTCAGATGTTCCTTCCTCGATATTTTGCCGGATCAGGTCGCCCAGGTTGGTGCTGGCGGCCTGGGTGGATGCTCCGACATTGCCGTGGAATTCCCGGCCTTTCTTCAACTCGTCCTCTTCCAGGGCCTTGATGGACAGGCCCAGGCGGCGTTCATCCGCGCTGACGTGGATGACCCTGGCCTGAATGACCTGACCTTCCTGGAACAATTCGCTGGGCTTCTTGATCTTCTTCCGACTGACCTCGGAAACGTGGACCAAGCCTTCAATCCCTTCCTCGACCTCAATGAACAGGCCGAAGTCCGTGATGTTGGTCACGGTGCCGGAAACGGTGGAGCCCACGGGATAGCGCTGGGGCACCAGGGACCACGGATCTTCCGTGAGCTGCTTGACGCCCAGGGTGAATTTCTCGCTGTTCTTGTCCACGGTGAGCACTTTGGCCTGGACCACGTCGCCGACCTTGTACATCTCGCTGGGATGGCGGACTTTCTTGGTCCAGGAAATGTCCGACACGTGGATCAGGCCGTCGATGCCGTCTTCGATGCCCACGAACATGCCGAATTCGGTGATGTTTTTGATGGTGCCCTCAAGCACGGTGCCGTCCGGATATTTCTCGCCGACCACGTCCCAAGGATTGGGCGCGACCTGCTTCATGCCCAGGGAGATGCGCTTCTTTTCCTGGTCCACGCCCAGGACGATCACGTCCACGGCATCGCCGACTCGGACCATCTGGGAGGGATGGCGCAGCTTGCGGGTCCAGGACATTTCGGAGATGTGCACCAAGCCTTCAACGCCCGGCTCCAGCTCCACGAACGCGCCGTAGTCCACCAGATTGGTGACTTTGCCGGTCAAGCGGGTGTCTTCGGGGAATTTGGCCGCGATGTTGGTCCACGGATCCGGGACCAACTGCTTCAGGCCCAGGGAAACTTTCTGGTTCTCCTTATCGAAGTTGAGGACCATCAGTTCCAGGTCGTCGCCGATCTGAACCATTTCCTTGGGATGACGAATGCGCTTCCAGGCCATGTCCGTGATGTGCAGCAGACCGTCCAGGCCGCCGAGATCGACAAACACGCCGTAGTCGGTGATATTCTTGACCTTGCCCTCAATCGTCTGCCCTTCCTCAATGTTCTGGAGCAGGCTCTGACGCATGCTGTCGCGTTCTTCCTCAAGCAGGACGCGGCGGGACACGATGACGTTGCTGCGTCGGCGATTGACCTTCAGGACTCGGAATTCGAAGTCCTGCCCGACCAAGGCGTCCATGTCCGGTACCGGTCGCAGATCCACATGGGAGCCGGGCAAAAAGGCCTCCACGCCGTCCACGTCCACATGATAGCCGCCCTTGATGCGTTTGGTGATCGTCCCCGTGATGACTTCATTGGAATCCAGGACGCCCTCCAGCTTGTCGAACAGCTGCATGCGTTTGGCCTTTTCCCTGGAGAGGAGTATCGAGCCTTCTCCTTCGTTTTTCTTGATCACGTAGACGTCGATCTTGTCGCCCATCTTGATTGTGAGACAGCCGTCCTGGTCCTTGAATTCCGCGGCCGGAATCTGACCCTCGGACTTAAAGTTCACGTCCACCAGGATGTGATCCCCGTCGATTTTGACGACCTCACCTTGAACGATGCTCCCTTCATCGACATCGCCGAAGTCGTCGTTCAAATACTGCTCCAGCTCCGCCTCGAAGTTGAGTTCCATCTCCTGGTCGAACTGATCCTGCGTCTCTTCTGTTGTGTTGGTCATTGTGTTCCCCCTGAACCTTGTCCTACGACAAAAATTTTTTGCTACGCCCTAGCAGAACAATCCAGCGTTGACAACTGTTGCACTTTCGTCGCTCGGGGGGGAAGCATGCAGGGAGTTGGGTTCCGCCTCGGCTTCGCTCAACGTTCCGGCAGACCTTGCTTCTGGAATATCAGGTTTGTAATGCACTGAAACCATTCGGCTAGTCGTCTGTGCTTTAGGCGCCGTGGAGCTCGGGCGCTAGAGACTGGATCAGGGAATGGACCGTGGGTGGCTGGAAAGGGCCACGCTATAAAGATTTCGATCAACAAGAATCAACCGCCCCTGCTCCAGCCGATACACCCGCTCCATGTATTCCAGCCCCGCCGGACGATGGGTGATCAGCAGCACGGAACGGCCCTGCATCAGAGGGAGCAGTTCCGCCCACAACTCGGCCTCGGTCCCGGCGTCCAGCCCTTCGGTGGGCTCGTCCAGGATCAGGATCGGGGCGTCCTTGAGCAGGGCCCGGGCCACGCTCAACCGCCGGGCCTGACCGCCGGACAGCCTGGCCCCCAACTGACCGACCCGGGTGTTCAGCCCCTCTGGCAAGGACGCGGCGAACTCATCCAGCCGGGCCGTGCGCAGTGCCTCCCAAAGCTGGGCCTGCGTGGCTTGGGGACGCCCCAGGCGCAAGTTCTCGGCAATGGTGGCGTTGAACAGGAACACATGCTGGGAGACCACGGCCATCCGGGCCCGGACTTCATCGCCGGATACGCTCCGCAATTCCCGCCCGGCAAGCCGGATCTCGCCGTGGTCGTACTCCCAAAATCTGAGCAGAATCTGCTGCAGGGTGGTCTTGCCGGACCCGGCGGATCCCACGATGCCGACCCGCCCGCCCTGAGGCAGGTCAAGATTCAAGCCGCGCAGCGTCGGTTTATCGCGGTCTGAGGTTCCTCCTGGATAGGTGAACCACAGATCGCGAATCACCAGATCTCCTTCCGACGGCATTTCCCGCGGCTCCAGAGGTTCGGTCACCGGAGCCCTGGCCTCGGTGATCTCCAGGATGCGTCCCGCGGCCATCCGGATTTGGCCCCACATCCGCCACGCTCCGGGCAGGGGCAAAATAGCCTCGAAGCTGACCAGAGCCAGGACGGCCAGCATGGGCAACGTGGCCGGGGACCAATCTTCCGAGCCCACCAGGGAAATGCCTGACAACAACACCAGCCACATGGCCAGCCCGGAGGCCAGCCCCACCATGCCCTGAGCCATGCTCTCCAGCCGGGCCGTCCGGGTTTGCAGCCGGATCAGCCGGTCATTCTCCCGCTGAACCAGTTCCCGGTGCCTGGGTCCGGCTCCGTAGACCAGCAACTCCTCCATGCCCCGCAGGCCGTCCACCACCAGGCAACGCAGCCGGGAGGCCGCCTGCACCTGTTCCGCGCCGTCCGCCGCGCCCCGATACAGACAAAATGCCGGCAGAACGGCCCCGGCCAGCAGCCAGAGTCCGGCCACGCCCAGAGCCAGGCCCGGATCAAAGAAAAAGAAAAAAACGAAAGCGACCCCGGCCACGCACACCGCCGTCCCGGCGGGCAGGAGCAGGCGCAGATAGAAGTTGTCCAGCAGGTCGATGTCCGCCCGCAACCGGCTGAACAAATCCGCGCTGTGCATCCCGCCTCGTCCGTCTTCCTTTTTCAGACCAGCGGGCGCCAGGGGAACCAGACGCTGGAAAAACCGCACCCGCAGATCGGCCAGAAGGCGCAACGTGGCGTCATGGCTGACCAGCCGTTCGAAATAGCGCCCCACGCTGCGAACAATGGCCAGGGTCCGGATGGCGCCGGCAGGCAGGAAATAGTTGAACAACACTCCGCTGACCCCGGCCAGGGCCATGGAGGCCAGAAACCAGGCCGCCAGGGCCAGCAAGGCCATGTTGGCCAGCACCGTGACCACGGAACAGAGCAGACCCAGGAGCAGCCAGGGCCACTTGGCCCGAGCCATGGAGAGCAGGAG contains the following coding sequences:
- a CDS encoding aspartate kinase, with product MKVIKIGGGCLNGKETIAAILDLLVTRGRGNLIVVSALGGVTDLLLEAMPQAVAEEEAVGRVMDRLKHKHMLVARHLIRDDKDVRVYSRELGKTLARLERLFYGLHYTKDVTPRMVDAISGFGEKICAQLLAAILNARGSKASCRLPEEIGVITDGKFGDATALLAPSENNFQERLACHLNGGQITIIPGFYGVNADGETTTFGRGGSDYSAAVFAAISGAEVLEIWKDVDGFLSADPKFVPQARLIPELAYDEAAELAYFGAKILHPRTVEPLRKKGLSIVITNTLRPDKIGSRITARGKAAPGVIKSVAHTTDIAILKVHASGVGKRRGILGEVAAAVAARGVNIKSVVTSQTCISLLLSRRDLEPAAQALAGLHPRPYRKLEKNTNKALIAVVGKGLSSKPGIAAACFSAAAQCQVNIEMIAFGPSPAALYFIVRETDLHKAVTAIHTAFFANPACALPRKA
- the mqnE gene encoding aminofutalosine synthase MqnE; its protein translation is MLDHIVEKAADNVRLSRDEALTLVREADIHVLGRLALARRSGLHGQNAYFVYNQHLNYTNICQNACRFCAFSRRVGDEDAYTLTVDEAAERVRSRGDEPVREIHIVGGLNPELPYQYYLDLVSAVKQARPTASVKAFTAVEVAFLAQRGGISPRQVLEGLQVAGLDALPGGGAEVFSPALRAKLCPEKVSGEQWLEIHQLAHELGIRSNATMLFGHIETWADRLDHLIALRDLQDRTGGFMCFIPLPYQPGHNDLQAKGPDGLDILRMLAVSRIVLDNVRHLKAYWVMTGIKTAQMGLWYGADDLDGTIVEERIGHAAGAQTPKGMTRDQIMEIITQAGFTPVERTSRFEPTPPDPSA
- the sppA gene encoding signal peptide peptidase SppA, yielding MFTAVALVSGAMAVWRSYADKHPGAFLAFSSPKVGVVHVEGMILDPTDTLNWIRRLREDPTVLGVLVRVNSPGGVVGPSQELHRGLQRLAEHKPVVVSMGAVAASGGYYVAVAADKIVANPGTLTGSIGVKMELTNLQGLMEKLGIRRESVSSGVFKTTGTPFEELTLEERAYLQAVVMDMHGQFTRDIAQGRDMPLEEVEKLADGRIMTGLQALELGLIDALGGQEEALDLLRSIAEIDEYVDLIEDPKRDQSLWKKILGSVEEELRVQGPLWVFR
- a CDS encoding 30S ribosomal protein S1 — protein: MTNTTEETQDQFDQEMELNFEAELEQYLNDDFGDVDEGSIVQGEVVKIDGDHILVDVNFKSEGQIPAAEFKDQDGCLTIKMGDKIDVYVIKKNEGEGSILLSREKAKRMQLFDKLEGVLDSNEVITGTITKRIKGGYHVDVDGVEAFLPGSHVDLRPVPDMDALVGQDFEFRVLKVNRRRSNVIVSRRVLLEEERDSMRQSLLQNIEEGQTIEGKVKNITDYGVFVDLGGLDGLLHITDMAWKRIRHPKEMVQIGDDLELMVLNFDKENQKVSLGLKQLVPDPWTNIAAKFPEDTRLTGKVTNLVDYGAFVELEPGVEGLVHISEMSWTRKLRHPSQMVRVGDAVDVIVLGVDQEKKRISLGMKQVAPNPWDVVGEKYPDGTVLEGTIKNITEFGMFVGIEDGIDGLIHVSDISWTKKVRHPSEMYKVGDVVQAKVLTVDKNSEKFTLGVKQLTEDPWSLVPQRYPVGSTVSGTVTNITDFGLFIEVEEGIEGLVHVSEVSRKKIKKPSELFQEGQVIQARVIHVSADERRLGLSIKALEEDELKKGREFHGNVGASTQAASTNLGDLIRQNIEEGTSED
- the cydC gene encoding thiol reductant ABC exporter subunit CydC, translated to MRVFRLLLSMARAKWPWLLLGLLCSVVTVLANMALLALAAWFLASMALAGVSGVLFNYFLPAGAIRTLAIVRSVGRYFERLVSHDATLRLLADLRVRFFQRLVPLAPAGLKKEDGRGGMHSADLFSRLRADIDLLDNFYLRLLLPAGTAVCVAGVAFVFFFFFDPGLALGVAGLWLLAGAVLPAFCLYRGAADGAEQVQAASRLRCLVVDGLRGMEELLVYGAGPRHRELVQRENDRLIRLQTRTARLESMAQGMVGLASGLAMWLVLLSGISLVGSEDWSPATLPMLAVLALVSFEAILPLPGAWRMWGQIRMAAGRILEITEARAPVTEPLEPREMPSEGDLVIRDLWFTYPGGTSDRDKPTLRGLNLDLPQGGRVGIVGSAGSGKTTLQQILLRFWEYDHGEIRLAGRELRSVSGDEVRARMAVVSQHVFLFNATIAENLRLGRPQATQAQLWEALRTARLDEFAASLPEGLNTRVGQLGARLSGGQARRLSVARALLKDAPILILDEPTEGLDAGTEAELWAELLPLMQGRSVLLITHRPAGLEYMERVYRLEQGRLILVDRNLYSVALSSHPRSIP